In one Solanum dulcamara chromosome 1, daSolDulc1.2, whole genome shotgun sequence genomic region, the following are encoded:
- the LOC129887912 gene encoding LOB domain-containing protein 1-like has protein sequence MENNNHYSSPHHPCAACKILRRRCVEKCVLAPYFPPTDPLKFTIAHRVFGASNIIKILKELPDDQRADAVNSMVYEANARIRDPVYGCAAIICQLQKQISELQADLVKAQVEILNVQGQNTNLVALICTQNRKNNSTTESPDHQRPYGNSTTSLEDNNVYAAWKPVWT, from the exons ATGGAAAATAATAATCACTACTCTTCTCCTCATCATCCTTGCGCAGCGTGCAAGATCCTCCGTCGTCGATGTGTAGAGAAATGTGTGTTGGCACCTTACTTTCCTCCCACCGACCCACTCAAGTTCACCATTGCTCATAGAGTCTTTGGAGCTAGcaacataatcaaaatactcaag GAACTCCCAGACGATCAAAGAGCAGATGCAGTGAATAGCATGGTGTATGAGGCAAATGCAAGGATCAGAGATCCAGTATATGGTTGCGCCGCTATAATTTGTCAGTTACAGAAACAAATAAGTGAGCTTCAAGCAGATCTTGTCAAGGCTCAAGTAGAGATCTTGAATGTGCAGGGTCAAAACACCAATTTGGTGGCATTAATTTGCACACAAAATCGCAAAAATAATAGCACTACCGAGTCTCCTGATCATCAACGACCTTATGGAAATTCCACTACTTCTTTGGAAGACAACAATGTATATGCAGCTTGGAAACCAGTTTGGacatga